GAGCACGCCGTCGAGGACCACGCGGTCGCCGATCCCGACCTCGCCGGTGAGCCGGCCGGTGACCCGTGCGCCGTCGAGTTGGATAATTCCCACTTGGTAGGGGGCCTCGAACCCCGTCGGCGAGACCTCTACCGTGGTCTCGGTGTAGACCTCGCCCTCGGTCGGGAGTTCGGTCGTCTCCACGTCCCGACTCCCGCACTCGTTGCAGACCGCGAAGGGCGTGCCGTAGACCGTCCCGCAGTCCGGACACCGGACCCCGAGGAGGTCGCCGTCGCGGAGCGCGTCGACCCACTCGGCGTGGCTGAGGCTCATTCGCGGACCTCCATCACTGAGACGACGGTGGTGGCGGCGTCGCCACCCAGGTTGTGCGCGACGGCGCGTTCGGCCCCGTCGATCTGGCGCTCGCCGGCGTTGTTCCGGAGGTGCTCCGTGAGTTCGACGATCTGGCCCGTGCCCGTGGCACCGATCGGATGGCCCTTCGCCTTCAGCCCGCCCGAAGGATTGATCGGCCGGTCGCCGTCGATCGCGGTGCGGCCTTCGGCGGCGGCCGGACCACCCTCGCCGTCCTCGAAGAAGCCGATGGCCTCGCTCGCCATCACTTCGGCTCCCGTGAAGCAGTCGTGGACCTCCGCGAAGTCCATCCCGTCGGCGCTCGTCCCGGCCTGGTCGTAGGCCTGACTCGCAGCGTCGCGGGCGGCCTGGGTGGCCTGAATCACGGGTTTCGCGCTCAACGGCACGATGTCGGTCGCGTGGCCGACCCCGCCGACGTCCACGGGCTCGTCGAACGAGTCCGCGTTGTCGTCGCTGGTGACGACGACGGCGCTCGCGCCGTCCGAGAACGGACAGCAGTCCATCAGCCGGAACGGGTCGGCGACCACGGGGGAGTCGAGGACGTCCTCCACGCTGATCTCCTTCCCGAAGTGGGCGTTCGGGTTCCGGGTGCCGTTGGCGTGGTTCTTGACCGCGACGTGGGCGAGCTGTTCTTCGGTGGTCCCGTACTCGTGCATGTGGCGTTTGGTGAGGAGCGCGAACACGCCGGGGAACGTGAGCCCAGTGGGCTGTTCGTAGTAGCGGTCGGAGGCCGAGGCGAAGATCCGCGTCATCTCCCCGGTGCCGAGACCGGTCTCGGGGGTGCAGCGCTCGACGCCGCCAACCAGAACGGTGTCGTGGACGCCCGCCTCGACCGCCTCGACGGCGTTCTTGAACGCGTTCGAGGAGGTCGCACACGCGTCCTCGAAGCGCTGACAGGGGATCCCCGCGAGCCCGATCTGGGAGGCCACCGCGGGCGCGAGGTGGGTGTCGTTCTCGGTCTGGCCGCCCATCGCGTTGCCGAAGTAGAGGGCGTCGATGTCGTCGGGACCCACGCCGGCGTCGTCGTACGCGCCGAGCGCCGCCGTCGCGAACAGTTCCGTGAGGGTGCGCTCGTGGACGCCGAACGTCGTCATGTCCGCGCCGACGACGCTTGCTCGTGTCATCGGGGTTTATCAAGGGTCGGAGACACAAAGACCTGCCGGACCGCCCGTAAACCGTGTCAGTGGGCCGCGTAGCCACCGTCGACGACGTGGACCTCGCCGGTGGTGTACGACGCCGCGTCGCTCGCGAGATAGACCGCCGCGCCGGCGACCTCCTCGGGGTCGGCGAAGCGGTCCTGTGGGATCTCATCGAGGAGGTCCTCGTAGATCGAGTCGTTCTCACGGACTCCCGCGGTGAACGCCGTCTCGACGTAGCCCGGTGCGAGCGCGTTGACCCGGATCTCGGGGGCCCACTCGACCGCGAGGGTCCGGGTCATCCCGACCATCGCGTGCTTCGAAGCGACGTAGGGCGTCTGGTAGGGGAGGCCGACCACCCCGCCGACGCTCGCGACGTTGACCACCGCGCCGGTCCCCTCGCGCTCGCCGACCCGCCGCCCGAACGCCGCCGCACACCGGAACGCGCCGGTGAGGTTCACCGAGAGGATCCGCTCCCAGGTCTCGATGTCGAGGTCGCGTGCGTCGCCGAAGAAGGGGTTGGTGCCGGCGTCGTTCACCAGCACGTCGACCGGCCCGAGCGCTTCCGCCGCGTCGAACGCCACCGTCACCTCCTCTTCGTCGGTGACGTCCGCCGGACACGCTATCGCCTCTCCGCCCGCCGATTCGATCCGCTCGACGGTCGCGTCGAGGTCGTCCTCGGAGCGTGCGAGCGCCGCCACGCTCGCGCCCGCCGCCGCCAGCTCCACGGCTATCGCCTCGCCGATACCGCGACTGGCTCCCGTCACGAGCGCCACGCGACCGTCGAGCGAGAAGCGGTCGAGCCCTGGTTCACTCATACCGGGATCAGGCGGGGCAATGCCATAAGTCCGGGCTGCAGAGTGGCCACGGGTGGCCTTAAGTCGACACCCACCGATCACGACCCATGTCGTTTCAGTTACCCGACCTCACCGGGCGGACGGCGTTCGTCACCGGTACCACGCGCGGGATCGGTAAGCGGATCGCCCTCACGCTCGCCGAGGCGGGCTGTAACGTGGTCTCGACCGGGAAGACCGTCGACGATTCGGAGAGCGACCTGGAGGGAACCATCCACGACACGGCCGCCGCGTGCGAGGAGCGCGGCGTCGACGCCCACGCGATCCAGTTGAACCTCCGGAGTCCCGAAGAAATCGAGGCCGCCGCCGAGGAGGCCATCGAGGTCTTCGGCGAGGTCGACGTCGTGATCAACAACGCGAGCGCGATCCAGCTCGCGAACGTCGCGGACCTCCCGGCGGACCGTTTCGACCTCCTGAACGAGGTCAACGTCCGAGGGACCTACCTCACGATCCGCGCGTTCCTGCCCCATCTCAAGGAACACGGGGGTCACGTCCTCACCAACGCGCCGCCGGTGACGATGGACCGCGCGCCGGGGAAGGCGGCCTACGCCTGGTCGAAGCTCGGGATGACGTTCGTGACGCTCTCGGTCGCGGCCGAACTCCGGGGGACTGGCGTGGCCGCGAACTGCTTCTGGCCGGTCACGATCATCGACACCCGTGCCTCGCGCTACTTCGGGATGGGCACGGAAGACGACTGGCGGACACCCGATATCGCCGCCGACGCGGCGTGCGAACTCCTCGACCGCGAGCCCGACTTCTCGGGGCACACACTCTACGACGAGGCGATCCTCCGCGAAGCGGGTGTCACCGATTTCTCCCCGTACAACGTCACCGACGGCGACCCACAGCCCCTCTCGGCGCAGCTGTTCGATCCCGAGTACGAGCGGCCCTGACCTCGGGAACCGAACGCGCTCGGTTCTCCACCGCCGTCACGACCGGAATCGGTCGAGCACCATCCTGAGCCCCCAGTAGCTTCCCGAGAGGAGGCCACGAACCCACGCGACGGGTGTGAACCCCGCGTCGGGGTCGGCCGCGGGTTCGAACCCCAACAGCGACTCGCGGGGAACCGAGACGAGTTCACCGGTCGCCCGCCGGCGATCCTGCTCGTCGGTCACCCGGAGCAGGGCGAGCGGGTCGCCGGCCCCGACGACGCGGTAGATGCCAGCAGGTCGGGATCCGTCGACCGGTCGGAGGTGGTCGCCGACGGCGGGTGAGTCGCTCACGTCGTTGACGAACGGCGGCGCTCGACAAAACGTCGGGGGTGAAACCGCGCGGGTGACGACGCGAACCGGGTCGTCGGCGAGTCCGATCGCCGGACGACAGGGCTTCATCCGTGCGCGTCCTATGGAACGCATGAATCGAGCACGACTCGGGCTGGTCGGCGCGGCGGCGGTCGGGGGCGGCCTCGCGCTCTGGAGCGCCTTCGGACTTCTACGATCCCGATCGGCCGAGCAAGTCGAGTACGTCGTCGAACGGACGATCGACGACCGAACCGAGGTCCGGCGGTATCCCGAACTCGTCCGGGCCGAGACCACGGGCTCGTCGGGTCGTGAGGCGTTCCTCCGGCTCTTCGACTACATCCAGGGCGCGAACGACTCCGGGTCGGACGTCTCGATGACCGCGCCGGTCCGCCAGGACGACGCGGGCGAGGAGGTATCGATGACCGCACCGGTCCGAATCGACGACGACAGCCGGGATGGAGTCAGGATGGCCTTCTACCTCCCCGCCGAGTACACCCCGAACACCGCGCCGCGACCGGCCCACTCGGCGGTCTCGCTCGTCGTCGAACCCCCGCGGTCGGTGGCGGCGCGGCGCTTCTCGTGGTGGACGTTCGACTGGCGGACGCGCCGTCAGGAGTCGAAACTCCTCGACGCGTTCGACGGGAGCGAGCTGACGCCCGTCGGCGAGCCGTTCAGCCTCGGGTACGACGACCCGAGCGTCCCGCCGTTCCTCCGAACGAACGAGGTCGCCGTCGAAGTCGAGTGGTGAACCTCGGTTTCCGCTAACGGCGCTTTCACCGTTATTGCAGGTAGTTCGGCTCCTCGGCGTCACACCGCTCCTCGTGCTGTCTCGCCTCCTCTTCGTCGTCGAACATCAGCCCGCAGTGTTCGCATTCGTGCCACGTCATGTCGTCGCGCACGGTCTCGACCACCATAGGGGGTGGCT
This window of the Halococcus hamelinensis 100A6 genome carries:
- a CDS encoding DUF7128 family protein; the protein is MVVETVRDDMTWHECEHCGLMFDDEEEARQHEERCDAEEPNYLQ
- a CDS encoding thiolase domain-containing protein encodes the protein MTRASVVGADMTTFGVHERTLTELFATAALGAYDDAGVGPDDIDALYFGNAMGGQTENDTHLAPAVASQIGLAGIPCQRFEDACATSSNAFKNAVEAVEAGVHDTVLVGGVERCTPETGLGTGEMTRIFASASDRYYEQPTGLTFPGVFALLTKRHMHEYGTTEEQLAHVAVKNHANGTRNPNAHFGKEISVEDVLDSPVVADPFRLMDCCPFSDGASAVVVTSDDNADSFDEPVDVGGVGHATDIVPLSAKPVIQATQAARDAASQAYDQAGTSADGMDFAEVHDCFTGAEVMASEAIGFFEDGEGGPAAAEGRTAIDGDRPINPSGGLKAKGHPIGATGTGQIVELTEHLRNNAGERQIDGAERAVAHNLGGDAATTVVSVMEVRE
- a CDS encoding SDR family NAD(P)-dependent oxidoreductase, coding for MSEPGLDRFSLDGRVALVTGASRGIGEAIAVELAAAGASVAALARSEDDLDATVERIESAGGEAIACPADVTDEEEVTVAFDAAEALGPVDVLVNDAGTNPFFGDARDLDIETWERILSVNLTGAFRCAAAFGRRVGEREGTGAVVNVASVGGVVGLPYQTPYVASKHAMVGMTRTLAVEWAPEIRVNALAPGYVETAFTAGVRENDSIYEDLLDEIPQDRFADPEEVAGAAVYLASDAASYTTGEVHVVDGGYAAH
- a CDS encoding SOUL family heme-binding protein produces the protein MNRARLGLVGAAAVGGGLALWSAFGLLRSRSAEQVEYVVERTIDDRTEVRRYPELVRAETTGSSGREAFLRLFDYIQGANDSGSDVSMTAPVRQDDAGEEVSMTAPVRIDDDSRDGVRMAFYLPAEYTPNTAPRPAHSAVSLVVEPPRSVAARRFSWWTFDWRTRRQESKLLDAFDGSELTPVGEPFSLGYDDPSVPPFLRTNEVAVEVEW
- a CDS encoding Zn-ribbon domain-containing OB-fold protein: MSLSHAEWVDALRDGDLLGVRCPDCGTVYGTPFAVCNECGSRDVETTELPTEGEVYTETTVEVSPTGFEAPYQVGIIQLDGARVTGRLTGEVGIGDRVVLDGVLEANDEVAPVFAAE
- a CDS encoding SDR family oxidoreductase → MSFQLPDLTGRTAFVTGTTRGIGKRIALTLAEAGCNVVSTGKTVDDSESDLEGTIHDTAAACEERGVDAHAIQLNLRSPEEIEAAAEEAIEVFGEVDVVINNASAIQLANVADLPADRFDLLNEVNVRGTYLTIRAFLPHLKEHGGHVLTNAPPVTMDRAPGKAAYAWSKLGMTFVTLSVAAELRGTGVAANCFWPVTIIDTRASRYFGMGTEDDWRTPDIAADAACELLDREPDFSGHTLYDEAILREAGVTDFSPYNVTDGDPQPLSAQLFDPEYERP